The genomic stretch AATCACAACCTTTAACGGCGGCGATAACGCTGATGGATGTGTCGCTACACCGTCAGCCTACAGCCATTACCCCGTTCCGTCACGGCGCCATAGAAAACGGAATATAGAGCGACCGACAACCTACGAACAGCCTCGCGACCGTCGTTGTCCCTCGCGGACCAATCGTGCTCTTTGTGGACAAATCAGGTAGTGCCAAGCGCCCAATGAGAGGACTGTAGGGCGGGCTATCGCTGTCGCTTACGCTATTTGCGTAGAAATTATTTCCCTTCGTTCCCTGACGTTGCCTGCTCTACCAAGCTTTGATAAGACAGCCAACAATAGAATATTCCGTTCAGCGTTTCAAACGCGCGAAGAGGTTGAAACACAGTGTAATATTATTTATATGTGTAACAGTGTTTAAACTGATTTGCTTAAGAAACTACTAATGACTAACGGAAATGTTCAACATTTTCCATTTGCTTGTTACAGGCAGTTATTAATGGTTGTTGAGACAAAAAGCGTGGGGAAAAAATTATTAAGATGTCCGACACTGTAATAAGGTGGGAGCCACTAGGTGGAAGACTAGACCTGCATTATATTTTTGCATGATTCAAGGAGTCATGTTAACCCTCAAAGAATCATATTAACCCTCAAAGAATCATGTTAACCCTCAGAGTCATATTAACCCTCAAAGAATCATGTTAACCCTCAAAGAGTCATATGAACCCTCAAAGGATCATATTAACCCTCAAAGGATCATATTAACCCTCAAAGAATGATGTTAACCCTCAAAGAGTCATATGAACCCTCAAAGAGTCATATGAACCCTCAAAGGATCATATTAACCCTCAAAGGATCATATTAACCCTCAAAGAATCATGTTAACACTCAAAGAATCATGTTAACCCTCAAAGAGTCATATGAACCCTCAAAGAATCATATTAACCCTCAAAGGATCATATTAACCCTCAAAGAATGATGTTAACCCTCATAGGATCATATTAACCCTCAAAGAATCATGTTAACCCTCAAAGAATCATGTTAACCCTGGGTGTTTGCATGTCTCTGGGTGTTTGCATGGCACTTTGTGCTGCTCCCAATTCAGAGGACAGGCTGCCGTGATCCCCTCCCTGGCCAGTAGAGCTCATCCAACAGTCATGCACAGACCCACGGAGGGGTGAACACTCTCACATGCTCAGACCCACGGAGGggtgaacactcacacacactcagacccacGGAGGGGTGAACACTCTCACATGCTCAGACCCACGGAGGggtgaacactcacacacactcagacccacGGAGggtgaacactcacacacacacacagacccacggAGGGGTGAACACTCTCACATGCTCAGACCCACAGAGGGGtgagcactcacacacacacagacccacggAGGGTGAACACTCTCTCATGGCTCCCCGCTACGCTCCCAGTCTGTGGTCGCGGCTGCCACCTGTAGCTCTGCTGCTGGAGGTCATCTTCATTGtgctttttgctttttttgtggaaaTAGAGGAGCTCAAAGATAAAAAGAATCAAGAGTTTCTTTACTTCTATGCAAGTGagtatttgtatgtatgtaagtAAGAATGTATATATTAGTATGTATGTAAGTTTTTAATGTGTATGTTTAGTTTGTGACACAGCTTCTGTTTTAGAGCATGTTTGGAGAAAGTAACCACCCTTACACTTCAGTAATAATATCTTGGATGAGCAAATTAGTTTAAGCTAATATACTTCTGGTATGAATATATTATGTATGCCCTGTTTCAGTCAATTGTGAATCaattaaaaacacaaatgtGCACTTGTCCTGCAAAGGCAAACTGATCTTCAGGAAGTCTGATATTTATAGTGGATCATTTAGAGTGTACTGCAGTGTCCATCTTGTTCAGTCTGTGCGCTGTGTAAGGGAGTGACCCTCACTGTTGGGGTGGAGGCACCATGCTCTGCTGGTTTGGGGTGATAAGAGGgcctccaccctaaccctaacccctccaCCCTTTAACCGTGTTTGCAAACATTCGTGCACTAATGTAGAATAATTTGCCCTAATTGCCAAGTTGCTACTCCGTCAGCAGTGCTGGTTTTCCAGCAGAAATCAGGTGAGCGGATCTGGGGTGAgttttcccaaaacgttcttagcgctaagtacttcgtaaccttgtACTtacatacgaggttacgaagtacttagcggtAAGAACATTTTGGGAAAACTCACCCCTGTTCAGCAGGTGAGTGGATCAGGTGATAGGATCAGGTGAAAGGATCAGGTGACAGGATCTGTTCAATAGGTGAAAGGATCTGTTCAGCAGATGAGTTAGTCAGGTGAGTGGATCGGAGGATCAGTTAATCAAATAAGCTGTTATTAAACTTATTTTTGGGGAACGGATTATTATAATAGTACTTATCTAATGAAAGATGGACATCCTTAATAGGCTGCATTATCCATAGCCTTACAGTCACTAAACTAAAGGCTCCTAAAAATTGCACTTGCCTTCCCTCATTTACAGGCCAATGTCTGATTACTGTGGACACCAAAACACAACTTGCCCTCTCATGAAACAGAAACAAGTGCTGCATTGTTTACTTATTCACTTAACACCGTAAACAGTGCTGGAGTTCAGCTGAACGCACCAGTACATTTGGGAGACACGCAGTGGCCTTTGTTAGACTGGACTGTCTACTGTTAGACTGGACTGTCTACCATCTACTGATTTCTGAGTATGCACACGTACCTCGGCTGCCTTTCTTCCCTCTCAGTCTTTCAGGATGTCCATGTGATGGTGTTCCTGGGCTTTGGCTTTGTGTCTGCGTTCCTGGTGCGCTATGGCTTCAGCGGCGTGGGCTTCGGTTTGCTGGTGGCTGCCATGGTAGTGCAGTGGGCCACCTTCATCAACGCCTTTCTACCATCTTTCTACTTCAGTCATTTCAACTGGCCAGTCCACATCAATCTCAACAGGTAAGGACATGCTTGTGTGGATATCAGTTTCTATAAGACCCTAGGGTGCAGTTCTGGCTCATTTTCCCACAAAACCGGCACCAGAACTGGCACCAGAACTGGACCTGCAATGGACACAGAGGGGTTTCATCATCCACACTTGGACATCCCCTATAGATTAAGTTCTTCAGAGAACACTGGTTAccatgactacacacacactatagcaCAGCGCCCACAGGACACTTTCAGACATGTGTCATCATGACTCAGAACACCTCTCCATCACTTTCACAATCTAGTGGTAATTTGTCACCAAGGAGACAAACTAAGGATTCGCTCCTGAATTTGCAAGACAGCACCAGCACTCTGGGAGGGGAATATCAGAACACATTTTATAATGTGTCAGTGTGGACTCTGTTGCTATAATTACACCTCCAGTAAAGCACAGGAGAGATACTTCTGCCTCTGACTTTTAGAAGATTCAGCACATTATAGTCACATAAAATGATTCACTACAGAACCTAAACAATTCCTTCAACTTAAATGATTCCTTCAACTCAAACGATTCCTTCATCTCAAACGATTCCTTATTCTTCCTTCATCAGCTTGGCTGAGGCGGAGCTGTGTGCTGCCTCAGCCCTTGTTGCCATGGGAGCGGTCCATGGCAAGACGAACCCTACTCAGCTTCTTCTGTTTGGGCTCCTGGAGGTCACAGGATTTGTGGTGACCCAGAAGCTCATGGACACACTCTTCAAGGTGAGCAGTGTGCACACACTGCGCCATATCCATGGTCACAGCATCGTTTCCATGGTCACAGCACATTTGACTCAGGTATTGTCCATCGGCATTATTCAGTTGTTTTCTGGAAAGGAAACACCTGAAATCAGAAGGTTAACCGCGTACATCCTGAACAAACTCATTTCCATCTCTATTCTGAATAGTTACATTCTTAGAGACCTAAACGGTACAAACATATACAGTCACACATGATAAAACAGGTATTGTATTGCTGAAATGTAGATGTTTCTTGAAGCACTCACTGTTTGGTGTGAAGCTGACCACCCTGTTTTACCAGAGCGGGAGGATCTACGCCACCATGCAGATGTATGTGTTCGGCGCTCTGTTTGGAGTGATGACGTCCTGGGTGCTCtatcgcagtgatgctgagcccAGGCATGAGAAAGAAAAGTTTGACAGCAAAACTGGCCTGTTTGCTATGTTAGGTATGGTAGCAGCATGCCTAATCCAGCTCAAAAAGACCTGCTATTGGCTTAGAACATCACGCTTCTGCTTTGTTGTTGTCATCATTTTGACTTTTTTTGCCTGATTATAAGGAAAGAGTAATACTGTTATGAAGAGAAGTACTGATATAAATAGTAATACTGTTTTAGAGAGTAGTACTGCTATAAAGAGTAATACTGCTATAGAGTACTACTGTTTTAAATAGTAGTACTGTTATAAAGAGTAATACTGTTATAAATAGTAGTACTGTTTTAAAGAATAGTACTGTTTTAAAGAGCATTTCCTCTGCCTTGTGAAAGGGAAAAGGTGTATAAGCTTTATGTCACTTAGTGCAgatctgcccctccccccaggtCTGTTGTTTCTGTGGATGTTTTGGCCCAGTATGAACTTCATGCAAGTAAAGGACATCAGGGTAGTGTACAGCACATATCTGGCCCAGGCTGTGAGTGCAGTGACCGCCATGGCCGTCTCCGTGCTGTCAAGTCCTAAAGGGAAAATCAACCTGGTCAGTCTGCCAAGCTTTTCTTATTACGTCTTAGACAGGCTAAGATAGTCTTAAgattaacataaataaatattaattcaAGACTACTTTAAGACCGATTTTCTTGAAGATGCTAGTGCACCCCAATATGCTGAGATGATACCTTATCTATAGGAATCATTTTACTGTGAACTATGCATGTCTATGTGTGACCCAATAAACTTGTAGGAAACTCTAGTTTCCCAAATCTCCTCCCAGATACTAAAAGCAACAAAGCTGCTGTCACTAACATCCCATCACATTCAGTTTAGTAAGTCAACGTCAGCTCTTTACTATGCAGATCAGACAATGTTTTCAAAATTGTACTAAAATAGTCATAAATGTTAAAAGTTTTGACATAGTTGGTTAACCCTGGCTGTGTCAGACGTCTGAGGGCTCTCGCCCTCCTCCTACTCTCACCCTCCTCCTactctcaccctcctcctctctcactcctcctactctcaccctcctcctactctctcactcctcctactctctcactcctcctactctcaccctcctcctactctctcactcctcctactctctcactcctcctactctcaccctcctcctactctctcactcctcctactctctcacttctcctactctctcactcctcctactctcaccctcctcctctctcacttctcctactctcaccctcctcctactctctcactcctcctactctctcacttctcctactctctcactcctcctacTCACGCTCCTCCTACTCTCACCCTCCTCCTACACGCTCACTCCTCCTACTCACGCTCCTCCTACTCTCACCCTCCTCCTACACGCTCACTCCTCCTACTCTCACCCTCCTCCTACTCTCACTCCTCCTGCACTCTTACTCCTCCTACTCTCTtactcctcctgctctctcactcctcctacTCTCATTCCTCCTACTCTCACACTCCTCCTACTCTCTCGCTTTTCCTACTCTCACTCCTCctactctctcactcctcctacTCTCACACTCCTtctactctctcactcctcctactctctcactcctcctacTGTCTCACTACTGCtactctcactctcctcctacTCTGTCACTCCCACCAGGTGCATGTACAGGGTGCCTCCCTGGCAGGAGGGGTTGCTATTGG from Brachyhypopomus gauderio isolate BG-103 chromosome 15, BGAUD_0.2, whole genome shotgun sequence encodes the following:
- the rhd gene encoding rh blood group, D antigen isoform X2, producing the protein MAPRYAPSLWSRLPPVALLLEVIFIVLFAFFVEIEELKDKKNQEFLYFYAIFQDVHVMVFLGFGFVSAFLVRYGFSGVGFGLLVAAMVVQWATFINAFLPSFYFSHFNWPVHINLNSLAEAELCAASALVAMGAVHGKTNPTQLLLFGLLEVTGFVVTQKLMDTLFKSGRIYATMQMYVFGALFGVMTSWVLYRSDAEPRHEKEKFDSKTGLFAMLGLLFLWMFWPSMNFMQVKDIRVVYSTYLAQAVSAVTAMAVSVLSSPKGKINLVHVQGASLAGGVAIGAARTVHDPWVAMVIGMCAGLLSALGYRYMKDHMLFAFECHDTCSVLSVYAIPGILGTFGHLILQLTSTDDLTIAIRFAVHFICVVFISISMSLVTGSITGFLLKLKFWKPQQDRKCFDDQAFWEFPHLAVHK
- the rhd gene encoding rh blood group, D antigen isoform X1, with protein sequence MAPRYAPSLWSRLPPVALLLEVIFIVLFAFFVEIEELKDKKNQEFLYFYAIFQDVHVMVFLGFGFVSAFLVRYGFSGVGFGLLVAAMVVQWATFINAFLPSFYFSHFNWPVHINLNSLAEAELCAASALVAMGAVHGKTNPTQLLLFGLLEVTGFVVTQKLMDTLFKLTTLFYQSGRIYATMQMYVFGALFGVMTSWVLYRSDAEPRHEKEKFDSKTGLFAMLGLLFLWMFWPSMNFMQVKDIRVVYSTYLAQAVSAVTAMAVSVLSSPKGKINLVHVQGASLAGGVAIGAARTVHDPWVAMVIGMCAGLLSALGYRYMKDHMLFAFECHDTCSVLSVYAIPGILGTFGHLILQLTSTDDLTIAIRFAVHFICVVFISISMSLVTGSITGFLLKLKFWKPQQDRKCFDDQAFWEFPHLAVHK
- the rhd gene encoding rh blood group, D antigen isoform X3, yielding MVFLGFGFVSAFLVRYGFSGVGFGLLVAAMVVQWATFINAFLPSFYFSHFNWPVHINLNSLAEAELCAASALVAMGAVHGKTNPTQLLLFGLLEVTGFVVTQKLMDTLFKLTTLFYQSGRIYATMQMYVFGALFGVMTSWVLYRSDAEPRHEKEKFDSKTGLFAMLGLLFLWMFWPSMNFMQVKDIRVVYSTYLAQAVSAVTAMAVSVLSSPKGKINLVHVQGASLAGGVAIGAARTVHDPWVAMVIGMCAGLLSALGYRYMKDHMLFAFECHDTCSVLSVYAIPGILGTFGHLILQLTSTDDLTIAIRFAVHFICVVFISISMSLVTGSITGFLLKLKFWKPQQDRKCFDDQAFWEFPHLAVHK